The following are from one region of the candidate division KSB1 bacterium genome:
- the lysA gene encoding diaminopimelate decarboxylase, which produces MFNPNLIQKFQSLETPFYYYDLQLLEQTLSRAKKIADDHGYKIHYALKANSNDRILQIIKDHGFGADCVSGNEIAKALQIGFAPEEIVFAGVGKTDKEIRLALQNRIHCFNCESLPEMEVLDQLAGEMTTTAPIALRINPDLDAKTHHYITTGLEENKFGIYFEDLEEALSLVKRLKRVNLIGLHFHIGSQVTDLQVFKGLCLRVNTLQHWLKEHHVAIEHVNVGGGLGIDYHHPDEQACPDFESYFHVFRQFLEPLPNQNVYFELGRALVGQCGSLISRVTYVKTGVHTNFAILDAGMTELIRPALYQSYHKIENLISAASEEKYDVVGPICESADCFGKAVTLPKTQRGDLFAIRSTGAYTEVMASQYNLRDRAPAVYSDEL; this is translated from the coding sequence ATGTTTAACCCAAACCTAATTCAAAAATTCCAGTCGTTAGAAACCCCGTTCTATTACTACGACCTCCAACTCTTGGAACAGACCCTAAGCCGGGCTAAAAAGATTGCTGATGACCACGGTTATAAAATCCATTACGCCCTGAAAGCCAACAGCAACGACCGAATTTTGCAGATTATAAAGGACCACGGGTTTGGTGCCGACTGTGTCAGTGGAAACGAAATCGCTAAAGCCCTGCAAATCGGCTTTGCTCCCGAAGAGATTGTCTTTGCCGGGGTCGGTAAAACGGATAAAGAGATCCGGCTCGCCCTGCAAAACCGGATTCACTGCTTCAATTGTGAGTCCCTGCCGGAGATGGAAGTGCTCGATCAACTTGCCGGGGAGATGACCACCACCGCGCCCATTGCCCTGCGAATCAATCCTGACCTGGATGCAAAGACCCATCACTACATCACCACCGGTTTGGAGGAAAACAAATTCGGCATTTATTTTGAAGATTTGGAGGAAGCGCTTTCTCTTGTAAAGCGTCTAAAACGCGTAAACCTAATCGGACTGCATTTTCATATTGGCTCGCAGGTGACCGATTTGCAGGTTTTTAAGGGGCTCTGTTTGCGGGTAAACACCCTGCAGCACTGGCTCAAAGAGCATCATGTTGCAATCGAGCATGTCAACGTTGGCGGCGGCCTCGGAATCGATTACCACCACCCGGACGAACAAGCCTGCCCGGATTTTGAAAGCTACTTTCATGTATTCCGGCAATTCCTTGAACCGCTGCCGAACCAAAATGTGTACTTTGAATTGGGCAGAGCCCTGGTGGGACAGTGCGGCAGTTTAATCAGCCGGGTGACTTATGTTAAAACCGGTGTGCACACCAACTTCGCCATTCTCGACGCCGGCATGACCGAGCTCATCCGGCCGGCGCTCTACCAATCCTATCACAAAATCGAAAACCTGATCAGCGCCGCCAGCGAAGAAAAATACGATGTCGTCGGTCCCATCTGTGAATCTGCCGATTGCTTTGGGAAAGCGGTCACGCTCCCGAAAACCCAGCGCGGCGACCTGTTTGCCATTCGCAGCACCGGCGCTTACACGGAGGTCATGGCGTCGCAGTACAACCTGCGTGACCGGGCGCCAGCGGTCTATTCGGATGAGCTTTGA
- a CDS encoding DUF11 domain-containing protein encodes MAKPATIFSFYLRSLLFGFLILALTSQSRDSFAQNICDNPVVLTGPVDTLAIVPDVVVALHIIMGESNPAACVTVTEAGHYRIYATVLQSLGQFNESYFLTVCDEGGSNCTPACDPNAGPYKIILDDTLDSAGIVKSNAGVYFLNSGENIILLNHLSLVDHLFPDLVRGDSIGSAESVHLKELIIEEVDDTFDLGLTQSASQGSVRPDATYSYNLNIVNNGSATVHNINLWNALPTFVTPEQFILNAPDRVTADSLFWHFDSLQTAQAIDIEFTVRFSQTPPVTPFDLVNLSRLTASCDTTLSNNFAATTVIGLPPIEYDLELTKSASQDSAQVGESFSYNLKIVNNGPDPANDIILTDVLPGFISIHDFSLQPNSISQDTLFWQFDSLAVGDSVEISFDARIEDTIPVLPSQLTNTAQVTAPQEVNAANSTATAVVMAVPMRYDLELTKSADLDSVQIGGGFSYVLKIVNHGPDPATDIRLRDVLPGFVSIVDFSLQPSSTSQDTLFWQFDSLAVGDSIQITLGARIEPTPPSLPFQIINTASVTAPDESNLANNTANALVTIIPISYDLEITKSASADTLRPKTSFDYSLNVINHGPDTAKDIMIWDVKPEFVTFSDVNPQPSSIKQDTLIWRVDSLRVGETFEITIGTRVDELTLTNPLEIINTGSVAAVDDFNSANNSADVRVMVLPPNDGVYLDRNVFMPDNASPLQVIFQLSTSRTARLDLYDTTGYHLSTLVEQNFNAGSNTYLWNGTISNGKKAGSGVYIITLRSGTLVSWVKVIVVQ; translated from the coding sequence ATGGCTAAGCCTGCCACAATTTTTAGTTTTTACTTAAGAAGCCTCCTTTTTGGCTTTTTAATTCTTGCCCTGACGAGTCAATCCCGCGATTCCTTTGCCCAAAATATTTGTGACAATCCCGTTGTTCTAACCGGACCGGTCGACACGCTGGCAATTGTGCCAGATGTGGTTGTTGCCCTTCATATTATTATGGGAGAGAGTAATCCCGCCGCTTGCGTGACCGTGACTGAGGCAGGGCACTACCGCATCTATGCAACGGTTTTGCAAAGCCTGGGTCAATTCAACGAAAGTTACTTTTTGACTGTCTGTGATGAAGGCGGTTCTAACTGTACACCGGCATGTGATCCAAATGCCGGGCCTTACAAAATCATTTTAGATGATACGCTTGACAGCGCAGGCATTGTAAAAAGCAACGCCGGGGTTTATTTTCTCAACTCGGGGGAGAATATCATTTTGTTAAATCACCTATCATTGGTCGACCATCTTTTCCCGGACTTGGTTAGAGGGGATAGCATTGGCAGCGCTGAAAGTGTGCACTTGAAAGAACTCATTATAGAAGAAGTAGACGACACCTTCGACCTGGGCCTGACTCAAAGTGCAAGTCAGGGTTCAGTCCGGCCCGATGCAACTTATTCATACAACCTCAACATTGTGAACAACGGTTCGGCAACCGTGCACAACATTAACCTGTGGAATGCACTTCCGACGTTTGTCACTCCTGAGCAGTTCATTTTGAATGCGCCGGACCGGGTAACGGCAGATTCTTTGTTCTGGCACTTCGATTCACTACAGACCGCCCAGGCCATCGATATTGAATTCACAGTCAGGTTTTCGCAGACGCCGCCGGTCACGCCATTTGACCTGGTCAATCTCAGCCGGTTGACAGCAAGTTGCGATACCACTCTGAGCAATAATTTTGCGGCGACGACAGTCATCGGCTTGCCTCCCATTGAGTACGATTTGGAGCTGACCAAATCGGCGAGTCAAGATAGCGCTCAGGTTGGAGAGAGTTTTTCTTACAACCTTAAAATAGTAAACAACGGTCCCGACCCTGCAAACGACATTATCCTCACGGATGTGCTTCCGGGTTTCATATCCATTCATGACTTTTCTCTTCAGCCAAACTCGATTAGTCAGGACACGCTCTTTTGGCAATTCGATTCCCTGGCAGTTGGAGATTCAGTAGAGATTAGTTTCGACGCCAGAATTGAAGACACGATCCCGGTGCTTCCGTCTCAGCTCACCAACACAGCCCAGGTGACAGCGCCTCAGGAGGTTAACGCGGCCAACAGTACTGCAACAGCTGTAGTGATGGCAGTCCCGATGCGCTACGACCTTGAGTTAACGAAATCGGCTGATTTGGATAGTGTTCAAATAGGTGGTGGGTTTTCTTACGTTTTAAAAATAGTAAACCATGGGCCGGATCCCGCAACTGATATTAGACTACGCGACGTCTTACCCGGCTTCGTTTCTATTGTTGATTTCAGTTTGCAGCCAAGTTCGACGAGTCAGGATACACTGTTTTGGCAATTTGACTCCCTGGCGGTTGGTGATTCAATTCAGATAACTTTAGGTGCGAGAATAGAACCCACACCTCCGTCGCTGCCGTTTCAAATTATCAACACAGCTTCCGTGACTGCACCGGACGAATCTAATTTAGCCAACAATACCGCGAATGCACTTGTCACTATTATTCCAATCAGCTATGATCTGGAAATAACAAAATCAGCAAGTGCGGACACTTTAAGACCGAAAACAAGTTTCGACTATTCACTTAACGTGATCAACCACGGGCCGGATACTGCCAAAGACATCATGATTTGGGACGTGAAACCGGAATTTGTCACCTTTTCGGATGTCAATCCTCAACCCAGCTCAATAAAGCAAGATACTCTGATCTGGCGGGTTGATTCACTCCGGGTTGGAGAAACCTTTGAGATCACAATCGGCACGCGAGTGGATGAACTGACGCTGACGAATCCTCTGGAAATTATCAATACCGGTTCGGTGGCCGCAGTCGACGATTTTAATTCAGCAAATAACAGTGCGGATGTCAGGGTCATGGTATTGCCGCCGAATGATGGTGTTTACCTGGATCGTAACGTGTTCATGCCCGACAACGCTTCACCGTTGCAAGTCATTTTTCAATTGAGCACCAGCAGGACGGCACGTTTGGATTTATACGACACCACCGGCTACCATCTCTCCACGCTGGTAGAACAGAATTTTAATGCAGGCTCAAATACCTACTTGTGGAACGGTACGATTAGCAACGGCAAAAAAGCAGGAAGCGGAGTTTACATCATCACACTCCGTTCGGGGACTTTGGTTTCTTGGGTGAAAGTAATTGTAGTACAATGA
- a CDS encoding PorV/PorQ family protein — MKFFGSQKSILFLAVTLWVAAASTFFPAQLNGQTQSGAAFLKVLPGARQQGLAGSLTGAIDETYALYANPGAVGFLREWQWSASYTEWIADIFNASLVYGRQVRLRSPWSDRANFALGIHYQGIREFDSSRGAAAPASAKDILVAASLGSPISVLSRNIAFGLNIKYFRSELAQFSANALALDVGLIYRTPRFRLSQPGGFFDYGILSAGVSANHLGTSMKFLNSATPLPRTLRAGLALNLGTHDGLQLQLAADYKRVRDEDNRFSFGAEVTNLFSPFGKSFGRLFDLRGGYNFDDNLLSKLSVGLSVRLDDYMLAPLRSIAPKNTSLRMDMGVLDGNEFFAPVYRGSITHQPIVPEKFEFVNTAQKTFQSSEFIKLSWQATRDPDLYDEVAYLVLVANDSLELDQLIKKTKANKVDIFQFIQSTFITQRSASHGIQTVSMVNEGKNDNGIYEEYNDFLTVVDSTFSVDEKQMQVDYTLQPGIMQGDYFWTAMAYDLNHHVRFAEKSGSHIAALHVEVDLFTQESRKPDLTIKIDMTIKTVPQPSLIVNLPRIFFASDSSTLDEKSESTFWQWVDFVKKYPHVSFEISGHTDKTGPQLPNYRRKYNQVLSQRRAEKVVRALVGQGIDASRLEAVGYGDSKPLASANSPKAWTKNRRVEISLLEDNRPAQKINTAEITYTNQGGQPSGNFAVTSYDSKQIPEELKLDLINSHFSSLGPVPKNGHDFSNILRILKNVTVPKLEPNESATIEIPCEEERPYILAVIDKDDLVDEADEANNWILERITIPEKNIDLILITSRKVAFAFDSYQLTDSSKEWLNDISKILHDTPAEKFEIAGHTDSQGPEEYNMYLSLWRAQSVKSYLVSLGIDSKRIIAQGYGEDRPLDPDHSRKAWLKNRRVEFKHIEK; from the coding sequence ATGAAATTTTTTGGCTCACAAAAATCTATTTTATTTTTAGCTGTAACCTTGTGGGTGGCGGCAGCGAGCACCTTTTTCCCGGCTCAGCTGAATGGTCAAACCCAGTCGGGAGCGGCTTTTTTAAAGGTACTTCCGGGCGCAAGGCAGCAAGGCCTTGCCGGTAGCCTCACCGGCGCCATCGACGAAACCTACGCCCTTTATGCGAATCCGGGCGCTGTCGGCTTTCTAAGGGAATGGCAGTGGTCGGCAAGTTATACCGAATGGATTGCAGATATTTTTAACGCCTCTTTGGTTTACGGCAGACAAGTTCGTCTGCGGTCGCCGTGGAGCGATCGTGCAAATTTTGCCCTGGGAATTCATTACCAGGGGATTCGGGAATTTGACAGCTCACGCGGCGCTGCAGCACCTGCGTCCGCCAAAGATATTTTAGTGGCCGCCAGCCTGGGCAGCCCAATCAGTGTGCTTTCCAGAAACATCGCATTTGGCTTGAATATCAAATATTTTCGCAGTGAGTTAGCGCAATTCAGTGCTAATGCCCTTGCCCTTGATGTTGGCTTAATTTACCGGACGCCGAGATTTCGTTTAAGCCAGCCGGGTGGATTCTTTGATTATGGAATTTTATCAGCTGGAGTTTCCGCCAATCATCTCGGGACTTCGATGAAGTTCTTAAACTCGGCGACCCCGCTGCCAAGAACCCTGCGTGCCGGTCTGGCGCTTAATTTAGGAACCCATGACGGCCTGCAGCTACAACTCGCGGCAGATTACAAAAGGGTCCGTGATGAGGACAACCGTTTCAGTTTTGGCGCTGAAGTGACCAATTTGTTCAGTCCATTTGGAAAAAGCTTTGGCCGGTTATTCGACCTGCGCGGCGGTTATAATTTCGACGATAATTTATTGAGTAAACTTTCCGTTGGTTTGAGTGTCCGCCTCGATGATTACATGCTGGCTCCGCTAAGAAGTATTGCGCCAAAAAACACTTCGCTGCGCATGGACATGGGAGTCCTCGACGGCAATGAATTTTTTGCTCCGGTGTATCGGGGCAGCATCACACATCAACCGATTGTGCCGGAAAAATTTGAGTTTGTAAATACGGCTCAAAAGACCTTTCAAAGCAGTGAATTCATCAAGCTCTCGTGGCAAGCGACTAGAGACCCGGACTTGTATGATGAAGTGGCCTATTTGGTCCTGGTTGCAAATGACAGCCTCGAATTAGATCAACTTATTAAAAAGACAAAAGCTAACAAAGTTGACATTTTTCAATTTATTCAAAGCACATTCATTACCCAGAGAAGCGCTTCACATGGTATCCAGACCGTCAGCATGGTTAACGAGGGGAAAAACGACAACGGCATCTATGAGGAATATAACGATTTTCTGACGGTTGTCGATTCGACATTTTCGGTGGATGAAAAACAGATGCAAGTTGATTACACTCTTCAACCGGGGATCATGCAGGGTGATTATTTCTGGACAGCTATGGCCTATGACCTGAATCATCATGTTCGGTTCGCTGAAAAATCCGGAAGTCACATTGCGGCGCTCCATGTTGAAGTGGACTTATTTACCCAGGAATCCAGGAAGCCGGATCTGACGATCAAAATTGACATGACGATAAAAACTGTTCCGCAACCTTCTTTAATAGTTAATTTACCCAGGATCTTTTTTGCGTCGGACAGTTCAACTCTTGATGAAAAATCAGAAAGTACTTTCTGGCAATGGGTCGACTTTGTTAAAAAATATCCGCATGTTTCGTTTGAGATCAGCGGTCACACCGATAAAACCGGCCCGCAGCTACCGAATTACCGGAGAAAGTATAATCAAGTGCTTTCTCAACGGCGTGCAGAAAAGGTTGTTAGAGCCTTGGTAGGGCAGGGAATCGATGCCAGTCGCTTAGAAGCTGTGGGATATGGAGATTCTAAACCGCTTGCATCAGCGAACTCGCCAAAAGCGTGGACAAAAAATCGCCGGGTCGAAATAAGCCTTCTTGAGGATAACCGGCCGGCGCAGAAAATTAATACCGCGGAAATTACTTATACAAACCAGGGCGGTCAGCCTTCCGGAAATTTTGCGGTTACAAGTTACGATTCGAAGCAAATTCCCGAAGAGTTAAAATTGGATTTAATCAACTCGCATTTTTCTTCTTTAGGACCTGTTCCTAAAAACGGACACGATTTTTCCAATATACTCAGGATCCTCAAGAATGTGACCGTACCAAAGTTAGAGCCCAATGAGAGTGCAACCATTGAAATTCCTTGCGAAGAAGAGAGACCATACATTCTTGCAGTTATTGACAAAGACGACCTTGTTGATGAAGCAGACGAGGCAAATAATTGGATCCTTGAAAGGATCACCATCCCGGAAAAGAACATCGACTTGATCCTGATTACTTCAAGAAAGGTAGCTTTCGCTTTTGATAGCTATCAACTAACAGATTCCAGCAAGGAGTGGCTAAACGACATTTCTAAAATTCTCCATGACACCCCCGCCGAGAAGTTTGAGATCGCCGGTCATACCGACAGCCAGGGGCCGGAAGAATATAACATGTATCTTTCGCTCTGGAGAGCCCAAAGTGTAAAAAGTTATTTGGTTTCCCTGGGTATCGATTCCAAACGTATTATTGCGCAGGGTTACGGCGAAGACCGTCCTCTCGATCCCGATCATTCCAGAAAAGCCTGGCTCAAAAATCGCCGGGTTGAGTTCAAACATATCGAAAAATAG
- a CDS encoding aspartate kinase: protein MNVLKFGGTSIGTPERMRHVAGLLKDREAIVVLSAVANTTDKLSEICRLLITQKRELAVKKIETFQTEYHQFVESLFSTDSYRAKGNELIDSHFEHIRSFTLDMFTSHEQRTILAQGELISSSLLQFYLEECKVQSVLLPALDFMRLDEKGEPNPEYVKTNLKTELAKHPGSRLFITQGYICRNAFGEIDNLKRGGSDTSASLIGAAIQCDEIQIWTDIDGMHNNDPRYVKNTESIQQLSFDEAAELAYFGAKILHPSSIGPARKFDIPVRLLNTMKPEAPGTLITGQQDKTGQIKAVAAKDGIMAIKIKSSRMLLAYGFLRRVFEVFERYKTPIDMISTSEVAVSLTIDDSTYLESIKKELEEFGTVEIDHDQAIICVVGDFVAESKGFALQVLEALKEIPIRMICYGGSRHNISLLVQSDLKVEALNALHKGLFGV from the coding sequence ATGAACGTTCTTAAATTCGGCGGCACATCGATCGGCACACCGGAAAGGATGCGTCATGTGGCCGGTTTGCTAAAAGATCGCGAGGCCATTGTTGTCCTTTCAGCTGTGGCTAATACCACAGACAAGCTATCCGAAATTTGCCGGCTGCTCATTACCCAAAAACGTGAGCTTGCTGTTAAAAAGATCGAAACCTTCCAAACTGAGTATCACCAATTTGTCGAGTCCCTTTTCTCTACAGATTCTTATCGTGCTAAAGGAAATGAGCTTATCGACTCACACTTTGAGCACATCCGCAGTTTTACGCTGGATATGTTTACATCTCACGAGCAGCGCACGATTCTCGCCCAGGGAGAGCTGATCTCCAGCAGTCTCTTGCAATTCTATCTGGAGGAATGCAAGGTCCAGTCCGTTTTGCTGCCGGCGCTTGATTTTATGCGCCTCGATGAAAAGGGCGAACCAAATCCGGAATATGTTAAAACCAACCTGAAAACCGAGCTTGCCAAACACCCCGGCAGCCGGCTTTTTATTACACAGGGGTATATCTGCCGCAATGCTTTTGGAGAAATCGACAATTTGAAACGAGGCGGCAGCGATACTTCCGCTTCTCTGATCGGCGCTGCCATTCAGTGCGATGAAATCCAAATATGGACCGACATCGACGGCATGCACAACAACGATCCCCGCTACGTCAAAAACACTGAATCGATCCAACAGCTCTCCTTCGATGAAGCTGCGGAGCTGGCCTATTTTGGCGCCAAAATCCTCCACCCTTCCAGTATTGGGCCCGCTCGAAAATTTGACATTCCGGTACGGCTCTTGAATACCATGAAACCGGAAGCGCCCGGGACTTTGATTACCGGGCAGCAAGATAAGACAGGCCAAATCAAAGCTGTAGCTGCAAAGGACGGAATCATGGCGATTAAGATAAAGTCCTCCCGGATGTTACTGGCTTATGGATTTTTGCGCCGCGTTTTCGAAGTCTTCGAGCGCTACAAAACACCAATCGACATGATTTCTACGTCCGAGGTCGCGGTCTCGCTGACCATCGACGACTCAACGTATCTCGAATCTATTAAGAAAGAGTTAGAGGAGTTTGGCACTGTAGAAATCGATCACGATCAAGCGATCATCTGCGTTGTCGGTGATTTCGTTGCGGAAAGTAAGGGCTTTGCCCTGCAAGTACTTGAGGCGTTGAAAGAAATTCCTATACGGATGATCTGTTATGGCGGCAGCCGGCACAACATTTCCCTGCTGGTTCAGAGCGATCTGAAAGTTGAGGCGTTGAATGCACTGCACAAGGGGTTATTTGGTGTTTGA